The Mytilus edulis chromosome 12, xbMytEdul2.2, whole genome shotgun sequence genome contains a region encoding:
- the LOC139497749 gene encoding uncharacterized G-patch domain protein DDB_G0278987-like, with amino-acid sequence MANDQLNDIPLGMSTPSRESGAFDSEDHRVNEENVSFTAVAIETDKVVESLGSSHKSRRNISSSQDDEMSLVDGTEEDVRQSWSDLDTKNPKRKRDDSGPSRKGKIKHRTVVNHSSSSSENTSSSKSSSSNSESESSEDNKAFDKEPSLSKDKKEKVPSHITKYIEK; translated from the coding sequence ATGGCTAACGACCAACTCAATGACATTCCGTTAGGGATGTCTACACCGTCTCGAGAGAGCGGTGCATTTGATTCGGAAGACCATAGGGTCAATGAAGAAAATGTAAGTTTTACCGCAGTGGCGATAGAAACTGATAAGGTAGTCGAGTCTTTGGGCTCTTCTCACAAGTCGAGGAGAAATATCTCTTCTAGTCAAGATGATGAAATGTCGTTGGTCGACGGGACAGAAGAAGATGTCAGACAGAGCTGGTCTGACCTTGATACCAAAAACCCTAAACGGAAACGGGACGATTCCGGACCTAGCAGAAAAGGTAAGATTAAACACAGGACAGTTGTTAATCATTCTAGCAGTTCCTCTGAAAATACTAGTAGCAGTAAATCATCTTCTAGTAACTCTGAATCAGAGAGTTCAGAAGACAATAAAGCGTTTGACAAAGAACCTTCTTTGtctaaagataaaaaagaaaaagtaccATCTCATATTACCAAATATATAGAGAAGTAA